One window of Alteromonas sp. LMIT006 genomic DNA carries:
- a CDS encoding efflux RND transporter permease subunit, producing MAETINTHKGIIAWFARNHVAANLLMWILLFGGVFGIIQIQKQVFPTFELNIVSVRVPYLGAAPEEVEQGVILKLEEAIKDLEGIKKLSSRAVEGLGTVTIEVEDDYDVQTLLDEVKVQVDAIPTFPANTEKPVVYRIKAPQDVLWVSAYGDATERELKDFTKRLRDDIANLPGVSDVQVLGARPYEVAIEVSEATLQQYNLTFDQVVSAVRRSSIDVPGGAIRSDNGNILLRAKGQAYDAYDFANLVLISRADGTRLYLGDIATINDGFIEDNNFAYFDGKPAISIRVRAVGDQNSLEISKAVNAYLAEQKENFPPNIQADTWGDSSFYLADRLNMMLENMGFGALLVFLVLSLFLKIRLAFWVIWGLPVCFMGTLAVLPMEFLSVSINMISLFAFILVLGIVVDDAIIMGESAYSAIDKDGHSVDNVIKGVKRVAMPATFGVLTTIAAFSPMMMVSGTFGVIWKTIGGVVIVCLIFSLIESKLILPAHLAHMKLEPYDPSKANAFQRFRDIFAEGIKSFISNTYQPFLRKAIKNRYTTLASFVGALIITIGLFQGGIVRFVFFPSIPSDFMFASVELEQGSTLQQRDLAIRMLLDGLDEMNREVREQTGEDAVKHAIAFDQGSLGGQVFVELSKGEEREIKDTELADIWRKYLPEMAGVKALNLGNPGGPGGGSDLSFEFSGKDVEQLRLVAQELESFLEQYDGVSDINDSFSQGSDEIQINIRPEGEALGLSLASLAQQVRYGFYGAEAQRIQRDDEEIKVMVRYPKEERSSIGHLETMRVRTSNGEEIPFAQVADIDIGKGYASINRVDGKRAVSVTAKVNSDIIEPNTIVKDLMTKAIPDYLKRYPGVEFKLQGNTKEQGDALVSLLQGFLFALFAIYALMAIPLKSYSQPLIIMSVIPFGMVGAIIGHLVLGQAVSVLSICGIIALSGVVVNDSLIMVDFVNRARKEGASLVEAAMQAGGQRFRAIVLTSLTTFMGLLPIIFERSLQAQVVIPMAISLAFGILFATVITLLLVPALYLILDDIKAFFSKSYAAQRQAEMTEQRI from the coding sequence ATGGCGGAAACGATAAATACTCACAAAGGGATCATCGCGTGGTTTGCGCGCAACCATGTTGCAGCTAATTTGTTGATGTGGATTTTGTTGTTTGGTGGTGTATTTGGGATTATTCAAATTCAAAAACAAGTCTTTCCGACCTTTGAACTCAATATCGTTTCGGTACGTGTCCCATATTTGGGTGCGGCGCCTGAAGAAGTTGAGCAAGGAGTAATTTTAAAATTAGAAGAAGCGATTAAAGATCTCGAAGGCATCAAAAAACTGTCTTCACGAGCGGTAGAAGGGCTAGGCACGGTCACCATCGAAGTCGAAGACGATTATGATGTACAAACCTTGCTCGATGAAGTCAAGGTACAGGTCGATGCGATCCCAACGTTTCCAGCGAATACTGAAAAGCCTGTGGTTTATCGTATTAAAGCTCCGCAAGATGTCTTATGGGTGTCTGCTTATGGCGACGCGACCGAGCGAGAATTAAAAGACTTTACGAAGCGCTTACGTGACGATATTGCTAACCTACCTGGGGTATCTGATGTTCAGGTGCTCGGTGCACGTCCTTATGAGGTGGCAATTGAAGTCTCTGAAGCGACTTTGCAGCAGTATAATTTGACCTTTGATCAAGTCGTGAGTGCGGTAAGGCGCTCATCCATTGACGTTCCTGGTGGTGCCATTCGTTCAGATAACGGCAATATTCTACTTAGAGCCAAAGGCCAAGCCTATGATGCGTATGATTTTGCTAACTTGGTATTAATCTCACGTGCCGATGGCACACGGCTGTATCTTGGGGATATTGCGACTATTAACGACGGGTTTATTGAAGACAATAATTTTGCCTATTTTGATGGTAAACCTGCGATCAGTATTCGGGTAAGAGCAGTTGGCGATCAAAATTCATTAGAAATCTCTAAAGCCGTCAATGCGTATCTCGCCGAGCAAAAAGAAAACTTCCCGCCCAATATCCAAGCGGATACATGGGGAGACAGTTCGTTTTATTTGGCAGACCGCTTGAATATGATGCTTGAAAACATGGGCTTTGGAGCCTTGCTCGTGTTTTTGGTGTTATCCCTATTTTTAAAAATACGTTTGGCGTTTTGGGTGATATGGGGCTTGCCGGTGTGCTTCATGGGAACACTCGCGGTATTGCCCATGGAGTTTTTGAGTGTATCGATCAATATGATTTCACTCTTTGCTTTTATCTTGGTGCTGGGGATCGTGGTGGATGACGCCATTATTATGGGGGAGTCGGCCTATTCAGCAATTGATAAAGATGGGCATTCGGTAGACAACGTCATTAAAGGTGTCAAACGCGTGGCGATGCCTGCGACATTTGGGGTGTTAACCACAATCGCGGCGTTCTCGCCTATGATGATGGTGTCGGGTACCTTTGGCGTGATCTGGAAAACCATTGGTGGCGTGGTGATCGTGTGTTTGATCTTCTCACTCATTGAATCCAAATTAATTTTGCCTGCGCATTTGGCGCACATGAAATTGGAACCGTATGATCCAAGCAAAGCCAATGCGTTTCAACGTTTTCGGGATATCTTTGCAGAAGGCATTAAGTCCTTTATCAGTAACACCTATCAGCCATTTTTGCGCAAAGCCATCAAAAACCGCTACACCACATTAGCGAGTTTCGTTGGCGCATTGATTATTACCATCGGGTTATTCCAAGGTGGGATCGTGCGCTTTGTGTTTTTCCCATCGATTCCATCTGATTTTATGTTTGCCTCGGTTGAGCTTGAGCAAGGTTCGACTTTGCAACAGCGTGACCTAGCGATTCGCATGTTGCTAGATGGCTTGGATGAAATGAACCGCGAAGTCCGTGAGCAAACCGGTGAGGATGCAGTCAAACACGCGATTGCCTTTGATCAGGGCAGCCTCGGTGGACAGGTGTTTGTCGAATTATCCAAAGGGGAAGAACGAGAAATCAAGGATACTGAATTGGCGGATATTTGGCGTAAATATCTTCCTGAAATGGCCGGAGTCAAGGCGCTCAATCTCGGTAATCCGGGTGGGCCGGGCGGTGGCTCTGACTTGAGTTTTGAATTCAGCGGCAAAGATGTCGAGCAGCTGCGTTTAGTAGCACAAGAGCTTGAGTCCTTTTTGGAGCAGTATGATGGGGTGTCGGATATCAATGATAGTTTTAGCCAAGGTAGCGATGAGATCCAAATTAATATCCGTCCAGAAGGCGAAGCCTTAGGATTATCTTTGGCGTCTTTAGCACAACAGGTACGCTACGGTTTTTATGGTGCAGAAGCACAGCGCATTCAGCGTGATGATGAAGAAATCAAAGTCATGGTGCGCTACCCCAAAGAAGAACGCAGCTCGATTGGCCATCTAGAAACCATGCGCGTGCGCACGAGCAACGGCGAAGAAATTCCTTTTGCCCAGGTAGCGGACATCGACATTGGCAAAGGCTATGCCAGTATTAATCGAGTAGACGGTAAACGTGCAGTGAGCGTCACAGCAAAGGTCAATTCAGACATTATTGAGCCAAATACGATTGTGAAGGATTTGATGACCAAGGCGATCCCGGATTATCTCAAGCGTTACCCCGGCGTAGAATTTAAACTGCAAGGCAATACCAAGGAGCAGGGCGATGCACTGGTATCGTTATTACAAGGCTTCTTGTTTGCGTTATTTGCAATCTATGCGCTGATGGCCATTCCATTAAAATCGTATTCGCAGCCGTTGATCATCATGTCGGTCATTCCCTTTGGCATGGTTGGTGCGATTATTGGTCATTTGGTACTGGGGCAAGCGGTCAGTGTATTGTCAATTTGTGGCATCATCGCGTTGTCTGGGGTAGTAGTGAATGATAGCTTGATCATGGTGGATTTTGTCAATCGTGCACGCAAAGAAGGCGCATCACTGGTTGAAGCGGCCATGCAGGCTGGGGGACAGCGTTTTAGAGCGATTGTGCTGACGTCCTTAACTACATTTATGGGATTGCTACCGATTATTTTTGAACGCTCACTACAAGCACAAGTAGTCATTCCCATGGCAATATCGTTAGCGTTTGGTATTTTGTTTGCAACAGTGATTACCTTGTTATTAGTGCCTGCGCTGTATTTGATTTTGGATGATATCAAGGCGTTTTTCAGTAAGAGCTACGCGGCACAGAGACAGGCTGAGATGACTGAGCAGCGCATTTAA
- a CDS encoding TonB-dependent receptor, which yields MTAFNKASVALAVALAFGHAQADEVTNDESVLETITVTAQKRTQSIQEVPISIATLNGERFESLFSAGDDILSLAVRVPGLYAESSNGRVAPRFYMRGIGNTDFDLAASQPVSIVMDNVVMENVVLKSTPIFDIEQVEVIRGPQGTLFGRNTTAGIVKFDSVKPSEDFNAYAKVGFASMGTRNIEAAIGGGLTDTISARVSVLNQTRDDWIDNGFSGQDDAFGGYDETAYRLQFLYDNGDDLSALLRVHGRDLDGTASVFRANILSRGSRTLNQNYDRNTVWYDANLLGNGFDNNPQEYEGNGVSLTVEYDMDTVSFTSITALETAEGYSLGDVDGGVVLNEAADINGDGSVETTFPGFVPFGAVTQDLLNDLEQFTQEIRWASNNDGPYNWQAGAFFFDSSFNVTSVDGFFGASTVFHENTTWAVFGQSTYEINDKLTITGGLRYTYDEKSLVVGEQNVDGFALVIGAASVQDYADINVDDGKLSYEVSLHYTVDSDTAVFARYANGFRAQTIQGRDVAFEGAPSVADAETINSIEVGFKSDLLEDTLRLNAAAFYYVIDDLQLSAIGGGANNTALINADQARGYGFEVDAQYVPHDQLVFTAGYSYNNTSINDRALSVFPCGANATFAGNCNVRDPRTVDNRALIDGNPFPQAPETVFTFTARFAQPVGDNAEVFVFTDWAVQGETNLFLYESDEFRSDENFEGGIRIGYQDFENNYSVALFGRNITDEDNLKGGIDFNNLTGFVNDPAVWGVEFKVEFF from the coding sequence ATGACTGCTTTTAACAAGGCTTCTGTTGCGTTAGCTGTTGCTTTGGCATTTGGCCATGCACAGGCTGATGAAGTAACTAACGACGAATCTGTTTTAGAGACCATCACGGTCACGGCGCAAAAACGCACACAATCGATTCAAGAAGTACCGATTTCAATTGCCACATTAAACGGTGAGCGTTTTGAAAGTTTATTTTCAGCGGGTGACGACATTTTATCACTTGCCGTTCGCGTACCGGGTTTGTACGCAGAAAGCTCAAATGGACGAGTAGCACCGCGTTTCTATATGCGTGGCATCGGCAACACCGATTTTGACCTAGCGGCTTCACAGCCTGTTTCCATCGTCATGGACAATGTAGTAATGGAAAACGTTGTGCTTAAAAGCACACCCATATTCGATATTGAACAAGTTGAAGTCATTCGCGGTCCACAAGGGACACTATTCGGTCGCAACACAACTGCTGGTATCGTCAAGTTTGATTCTGTGAAACCTTCGGAAGATTTTAATGCTTATGCCAAAGTCGGCTTTGCCTCAATGGGCACACGCAACATTGAAGCAGCAATTGGCGGTGGCTTAACCGATACTATCTCTGCACGTGTATCTGTTCTAAATCAAACGCGTGATGACTGGATTGACAACGGTTTCTCGGGTCAAGATGATGCATTTGGTGGCTATGATGAAACAGCTTACCGTCTACAGTTTTTATATGACAATGGTGATGACTTATCTGCATTGTTACGCGTTCACGGTCGTGACCTTGACGGCACTGCATCGGTATTCCGCGCAAACATATTATCCCGCGGTTCACGCACACTGAATCAAAATTACGACCGCAATACCGTTTGGTATGATGCGAACCTTTTGGGCAATGGTTTTGATAACAACCCACAAGAATACGAAGGTAACGGCGTTTCTTTAACGGTTGAATACGATATGGATACTGTGTCATTCACCTCAATCACCGCGTTAGAAACGGCTGAAGGTTATTCATTAGGTGACGTTGATGGCGGTGTCGTATTAAACGAAGCAGCAGACATCAATGGTGACGGTTCAGTTGAAACGACCTTCCCTGGTTTTGTGCCTTTTGGTGCAGTCACACAAGACTTACTTAATGATCTTGAACAGTTCACTCAAGAAATTCGCTGGGCGAGCAATAACGATGGCCCTTACAACTGGCAAGCCGGTGCGTTCTTCTTTGACTCGTCATTTAACGTAACGTCTGTTGATGGGTTCTTTGGTGCATCAACCGTATTCCACGAGAACACCACATGGGCTGTGTTTGGTCAATCAACTTATGAAATCAATGACAAGTTAACTATTACTGGTGGTTTGCGTTATACCTATGATGAAAAATCATTAGTCGTGGGTGAGCAAAACGTCGATGGCTTTGCTTTGGTCATTGGTGCGGCAAGCGTTCAGGACTATGCAGACATCAATGTTGATGATGGCAAACTTAGCTACGAAGTCAGCTTACATTATACAGTCGATAGCGACACTGCGGTATTTGCACGCTATGCCAACGGTTTCCGCGCACAAACCATTCAAGGTCGTGATGTGGCGTTTGAAGGCGCACCTTCTGTAGCTGACGCAGAAACGATTAACTCGATTGAAGTTGGTTTCAAATCTGATTTACTTGAAGATACATTGCGCTTAAATGCGGCAGCATTCTACTATGTGATTGACGATTTACAGTTATCTGCAATTGGTGGTGGTGCTAACAACACTGCGCTAATCAATGCAGACCAAGCACGTGGTTATGGCTTTGAAGTCGATGCACAGTATGTTCCACATGACCAATTGGTATTCACTGCTGGCTATAGCTACAACAACACATCTATCAACGACCGCGCGTTATCTGTTTTCCCTTGTGGCGCAAACGCAACATTTGCCGGCAACTGTAACGTTCGTGATCCACGTACTGTAGATAACCGTGCATTAATTGACGGCAACCCGTTCCCGCAAGCACCTGAAACGGTATTTACGTTTACTGCACGCTTTGCACAACCGGTTGGCGACAATGCAGAAGTATTTGTCTTCACCGATTGGGCAGTCCAAGGTGAAACGAACTTGTTCCTATATGAATCAGATGAATTCAGAAGTGATGAAAACTTTGAAGGCGGTATTCGCATCGGTTATCAAGATTTTGAAAACAATTACTCTGTTGCATTATTCGGTCGCAACATCACAGACGAAGACAACCTTAAGGGCGGTATTGATTTCAATAACCTAACTGGTTTTGTGAACGACCCTGCAGTATGGGGTGTTGAGTTTAAAGTTGAGTTCTTCTAA
- a CDS encoding acyl-CoA dehydrogenase has translation MLFNSHEIPFQVYECLATSELTKTEAFGEHDVATFNDVMRTADTIASEYFAPHNHLADANEPTFDGQRIYMLDDVQTAYQHYADAGFIAAKFPFDLGGMQLPETITTACASYFMAANPSTTAYPFLTSAAANVIAHCASDALQAEFLEPMLTGQFSGTMALTEPHAGSSLAEITTSAKPAEDGSYRIKGSKLYISGGEHELTDNIVHLVLAKIPGGPAGVKGISLFIVPKYRQDAQGAWSVRNDVTLAGLIHKLGYRGTTSTALTFGENDDCHGYLVGEPHQGLRYMFMMMNEARIGVGFGAAMIGYQGYRYALNYAKDRMQGGRAIVEYGDVKRMLLAQKAYTEGAMALCFYGASLLDEQKTSTAEKAKDVALLLDLLTPIIKAWPSEYGPKANDLAIQVLGGAGYTREYPVEQYWRDNRLNPIHEGTNGIQALDLLGRKLWQANGDGCQLLAKRMMQDIKAAQGDVSLKLAKKLGDALTQFNDGLPVLAQMLQSEDQEAVLSNADNMMKYCGHLVIGWMWLRQANVAYASRDNAQGDKYDFYQGKIQAAQYYADWEMPAMHQAWALLVEANATCADTQVSWF, from the coding sequence ATGCTGTTTAATTCCCACGAAATTCCATTTCAAGTGTATGAGTGTCTAGCGACCAGTGAACTGACTAAAACCGAGGCTTTTGGTGAGCACGATGTCGCGACATTTAATGATGTAATGCGCACAGCTGATACCATAGCCAGTGAGTATTTTGCCCCTCACAATCATTTAGCAGATGCAAATGAACCGACGTTCGATGGACAGCGCATTTATATGCTGGATGATGTGCAAACCGCCTATCAGCATTATGCTGACGCGGGCTTTATCGCCGCTAAATTTCCCTTCGATTTAGGTGGTATGCAGTTACCTGAGACGATCACGACAGCTTGTGCGAGTTATTTTATGGCGGCGAACCCAAGTACCACAGCATATCCTTTTTTGACTAGTGCTGCGGCAAATGTCATTGCACATTGTGCGTCTGATGCCTTGCAAGCTGAGTTTCTGGAGCCGATGTTAACCGGGCAGTTTAGCGGCACCATGGCACTCACAGAACCTCATGCAGGCTCAAGTTTGGCAGAGATTACGACCAGCGCAAAACCTGCTGAAGATGGCAGTTATCGCATCAAAGGCTCAAAACTCTACATCAGCGGTGGCGAGCATGAGCTGACTGACAACATCGTGCATTTAGTACTAGCTAAAATCCCAGGTGGGCCAGCAGGCGTTAAAGGGATCTCATTGTTTATTGTGCCTAAATATCGACAAGATGCACAAGGCGCTTGGTCGGTGCGAAATGATGTGACATTAGCCGGCTTGATTCACAAACTTGGTTATCGCGGCACCACGTCGACCGCGCTCACCTTTGGTGAAAATGACGACTGTCATGGCTATCTTGTTGGTGAGCCGCATCAGGGCTTGCGTTATATGTTTATGATGATGAATGAAGCGCGAATTGGTGTGGGCTTTGGCGCTGCCATGATTGGCTATCAGGGCTATCGCTATGCGCTTAATTATGCCAAAGACCGGATGCAAGGCGGACGGGCGATTGTGGAGTACGGCGATGTGAAGCGTATGTTGTTGGCACAAAAAGCCTATACCGAAGGCGCGATGGCTTTGTGTTTTTATGGGGCGTCTTTGCTGGATGAGCAAAAGACCAGCACAGCTGAAAAAGCGAAAGACGTGGCTTTATTATTGGACTTGCTGACGCCGATTATCAAAGCTTGGCCAAGTGAATACGGCCCCAAAGCGAACGATTTGGCGATTCAAGTATTGGGTGGCGCTGGGTACACCCGTGAGTATCCAGTGGAACAATATTGGCGTGATAACCGACTCAATCCTATTCACGAAGGCACCAACGGCATTCAAGCACTGGATCTGTTGGGCCGTAAACTGTGGCAAGCCAATGGTGACGGTTGTCAGTTATTAGCAAAGAGGATGATGCAGGATATTAAAGCTGCACAGGGTGATGTATCGCTTAAATTAGCCAAAAAATTAGGCGACGCATTAACTCAATTCAATGATGGATTACCTGTGCTTGCCCAGATGTTGCAATCTGAGGACCAAGAGGCGGTCTTATCTAACGCTGACAATATGATGAAATATTGTGGCCATCTGGTCATTGGTTGGATGTGGTTAAGACAAGCGAATGTGGCATATGCGTCAAGAGATAATGCGCAAGGTGACAAGTATGATTTCTATCAAGGCAAAATACAAGCTGCGCAATATTATGCAGATTGGGAAATGCCAGCCATGCATCAGGCGTGGGCGTTGTTAGTAGAAGCGAATGCGACGTGTGCAGACACCCAGGTGTCGTGGTTTTAA
- a CDS encoding SDR family NAD(P)-dependent oxidoreductase, giving the protein MAKNNRTIVITGAGTGIGAAAAKHFVALGDDVILLDINAQSLADTAQTLGSDNVTTHVLDVADKSSVLDVFASIDKMDVLVNNAGVEHIPTPMHLVSDEMLDKNLNINVKGLWWCMQQALHKMLAQGQGNIINIASVAGLRSAPMIAAYSATKHAVIGITKSAAVEYARQNIRINAVCPSFIDTDMVRRTLSIMDEKGQRSIVGANPMKRLGDVDEIANAIVWLASDESSFMTGHAMTLDGGMTA; this is encoded by the coding sequence ATGGCTAAAAATAACAGAACCATCGTCATTACTGGTGCCGGCACAGGCATTGGTGCCGCGGCGGCAAAACACTTTGTGGCATTGGGCGATGATGTGATTTTACTCGATATCAATGCGCAATCACTGGCGGATACGGCCCAAACACTAGGCTCTGATAACGTCACGACACATGTACTCGATGTGGCTGACAAATCCTCAGTATTAGACGTGTTTGCCAGCATCGACAAGATGGATGTATTGGTCAATAACGCTGGTGTAGAGCATATTCCAACGCCCATGCATTTGGTGAGCGACGAGATGCTGGATAAAAACCTTAATATCAACGTCAAAGGCTTGTGGTGGTGCATGCAACAGGCACTTCATAAGATGCTTGCTCAAGGGCAGGGGAACATTATTAATATTGCTTCTGTGGCGGGCTTGCGTTCTGCGCCAATGATTGCCGCTTACTCAGCCACCAAACATGCGGTGATTGGGATCACCAAATCTGCAGCGGTTGAATATGCTCGCCAAAATATCCGCATTAATGCCGTGTGTCCGAGTTTCATCGATACGGATATGGTGCGTCGGACTCTGTCCATAATGGATGAAAAAGGGCAACGCTCGATTGTGGGAGCAAATCCAATGAAGCGTTTGGGTGATGTCGACGAAATTGCCAATGCGATAGTCTGGTTAGCATCGGATGAGTCAAGCTTCATGACAGGGCATGCCATGACGTTGGATGGGGGGATGACGGCTTAA
- a CDS encoding amino acid aminotransferase, which translates to MFEVLPALAPDPILGLSAAFKADTNPNKIDLGVGVYKDEDGKTPIVKAVAEAQTRLLAIEDSKTYITPQGVQGFIDGMLGLLLGSAHPALIADRVAAVQAPGGCGALRILAELLTRCNKDTTVWVSDPTWANHIPLIGNAGLELKTYPYFDKANASIRFDAMLEQLKTIPKGDVVLLHACCHNPTGADLTQAQWREITAVAQQQGWVPFIDSAYLGFGDDLETDAYGMRYMTEHLPEVMIAASCSKNFGLYRERVGMAAIITNDSATKSIAQSQIQSVARGIYSMPPSYGGALVDIILHDAELKLMWVNEVDEMRERMKQLRAMLVSKMAEYGANKDFSFVNEQKGMFSFLCITPEQVQKVRAEHSVYFVDSSRVNIAGINQSNVDTLAKALVSVL; encoded by the coding sequence GTGTTTGAAGTTCTCCCTGCCCTTGCTCCCGATCCCATTCTTGGATTATCTGCCGCATTTAAAGCGGATACCAACCCCAACAAAATCGATTTAGGCGTGGGTGTTTATAAAGATGAAGATGGCAAGACCCCGATTGTCAAAGCAGTTGCTGAAGCTCAAACACGATTATTAGCCATTGAAGATTCCAAAACCTATATCACACCACAAGGTGTACAAGGCTTTATTGATGGCATGCTAGGACTTTTATTGGGCTCAGCCCACCCTGCGCTGATTGCAGACCGTGTCGCGGCAGTACAAGCACCCGGTGGTTGTGGTGCATTGCGCATTTTGGCTGAATTACTCACTCGTTGTAACAAAGACACCACGGTTTGGGTATCTGACCCAACGTGGGCCAATCATATTCCATTGATTGGCAATGCGGGACTTGAATTAAAAACCTATCCATATTTTGACAAAGCAAACGCATCGATACGTTTTGATGCCATGCTAGAGCAATTAAAAACCATTCCTAAAGGCGATGTAGTATTATTACACGCATGCTGTCACAACCCTACTGGTGCGGATTTGACACAAGCCCAATGGCGTGAGATCACAGCCGTTGCGCAACAACAAGGTTGGGTGCCGTTTATAGACAGTGCGTATTTAGGTTTTGGCGATGATTTAGAAACAGATGCTTACGGTATGCGTTATATGACCGAGCACTTACCAGAAGTCATGATTGCCGCGTCTTGTTCTAAGAACTTTGGTTTATATCGTGAGCGCGTCGGCATGGCAGCGATTATTACGAATGACAGCGCAACAAAATCCATTGCACAATCGCAAATTCAAAGCGTTGCGCGTGGCATTTACTCTATGCCTCCATCGTACGGCGGTGCACTGGTTGATATTATTTTGCACGATGCAGAATTGAAGCTAATGTGGGTTAATGAAGTCGATGAAATGCGTGAGCGCATGAAACAGCTTCGTGCCATGTTAGTCAGCAAGATGGCTGAATACGGTGCCAACAAAGACTTTAGCTTCGTCAACGAGCAAAAAGGCATGTTCTCTTTCTTGTGTATCACACCAGAGCAAGTACAAAAAGTCCGTGCTGAGCACAGCGTGTATTTTGTTGATTCTTCGCGTGTGAATATTGCGGGTATCAACCAATCTAACGTGGATACACTGGCCAAGGCCTTGGTGAGTGTGCTGTAA